The Astyanax mexicanus isolate ESR-SI-001 chromosome 14, AstMex3_surface, whole genome shotgun sequence genome window below encodes:
- the LOC103047127 gene encoding serine/threonine-protein kinase pim-2: MEEFRLTRGKSKREEEVEISQQTSRDLLKTKSPERKRQKRKTKQLRKRTPRQQKANKPETFESFYTVGEKLGEGGFGSVFAGTRISDGLQVAIKFVPKQEDDRYIQSPYDSRSIPLEVELLQRMSETSVDSVIQLIQWFDEPKRYILILEHPQPCKDLHSLQKKYVGSFSEQMARDLMLQVVRTAIECQKRGIIHRDIKLDNILINMETLKIKLIDFGCGDLIKRFGYDYYEGTFEYCPPEYFLKGRYCAIPATVWSLGVLMFEMVCGFLPFKEEADIIGYHRRCDLHFKDGLSDEFCDLVKWCLHPKPTSRPTLQQILEHRWFKSSSSSPAQGQTTEKVGVQDHQHTGHQ, from the exons ATGGAGGAGTTTAGATTAACAAgaggaaagagcaagagagaagaagaagtgGAGATTTCACAGCAAACTTCTCGTGATCTTCTCAAAACCAAATCcccagaaagaaagagacagaagcgCAAAACAAAGCAACTGCGGAAGAGAACGCCCAGACAGCAAAAAGCCAACAAGCCAG AGACCTTTGAATCTTTCTACACAGTTGGAGAGAAACTCGGCGAAGGAGGCTTTGGATCAGTTTTCGCAGGAACGCGCATTTCCGATGGCCTGCAG GTGGCCATTAAATTTGTCCCAAAACAGGAGGATGATCGATACATCCAAAGC CCATATGATTCCCGGTCCATTCCACTAGAAGTGGAACTGCTGCAGAGGATGAGCGAGACATCTGTTGATAGTGTCATACAACTCATACAGTGGTTTGATGAGCCTAAGCGCTATATTTTGATCTTAGAGCACCCTCAACCTTGCAAAGATCTGCATagcttacaaaaaaaatatgtaggCTCTTTTAGTGAACAGATGGCCAGAGATCTTATGTTGCAGGTAGTGCGGACAGCGATCGAGTGCCAGAAGCGAGGTATTATCCACAGAGACATCAAATTGGATAACATTTTGATCAACATGGAGACCTTAAAGATCAAACTGATCGATTTCGGCTGTGGAGACTTGATAAAAAGATTTGGATATGATTACTATGAAG GCACCTTTGAATACTGCCCTCCTGAGTACTTCTTAAAAGGGAGGTACTGCGCCATTCCTGCAACAGTGTGGTCTTTGGGTGTGCTGATGTTCGAGATGGTCTGTGGATTCCTACCATTTAAAGAGGAAGCCGATATCATTGGATATCATAGACGATGTGATCTGCACTTTAAAGACGGCCTGTCAGATG AGTTCTGCGATCTGGTTAAATGGTGTCTGCACCCCAAACCAACTTCAAGGCCTACTTTACAGCAGATATTGGAGCACAGATGGTTCAAGTCCAGCTCCAGCTCCCCAGCCCAGGGACAG ACCACAGAGAAAGTTGGAGTTCAGGATCATCAGCACACAGGCCACCAATAG
- the LOC125781046 gene encoding uncharacterized protein LOC125781046 codes for MLAASICVLCVVFGVQSAAVTTLPDVNLGDPITLPCKDHDHEDTPVEQLDVQWRLGEQLVIRLFQGQVNYGINYRNRTELPAEGSSRGDFSLIITHTQHGDSGVYQCVIRRENQEEPLGEVQLRVKAPPSPSAVFVKVGEEVVLPCFGRVDWFKSEAELVQWFRGDQLVLQWEKGSLYVDHLFTDRVSLSKDRILKDDLSLVLKNTIHEDQGLYLCSFVKDQTITPAVQTNLTVTDHQTRLEVGAGSSVLLPLHTASAVKVWFLPDGGNGTVSVCEVEEDQLKCEVSYTGRTVLHEASLKKLEIHSVVYSGTFSVMERESHHTVNVLFLQVLPAGEPVVNAAAVLIITVTVVVLMGISVATFVIKLKRYRRRRSTLEQADEALHQKPTDTTSIEMPISKNEQSVEGII; via the exons ATGTTGGCTGCATCAATATGCGTATTGTGTGTGGTCTTTG GGGTGCAGTCTGCTGCTGTGACCACTTTACCTGACGTTAACCTGGGGGACCCAATCACACTCCCCTGTAAAGACCATGACCATGAAGACACACCTGTGGAGCAGCTGGATGTTCAGTGGCGGCTTGGTGAACAGCTGGTCATTCGACTGTTCCAAGGCCAGGTCAACTACGGAATCAACTACAGGAACAGGACTGAACTTCCAGCAGAAGGATCTAGTCGTGGAGATTTCTCCctgatcatcacacacacacagcatggagACAGTGGAGTTTATCAGTGTGTGATCAGGAGAGAGAACCAGGAGGAACCTCTGGGAGAAGTTCAGCTCAGGGTGAAAG CCCCCCCTTCTCCCAGTGCTGTGTTCGTTAAGGTGGGTGAGGAGGTGGTTCTGCCCTGCTTTGGTCGTGTGGACTGGTTTAAATCAGAAGCTGAGCTCGTCCAGTGGTTCAGAGGAGATCAGCTGGTTCTGCAGTGGGAGAAGGGTTCTCTGTATGTAGATCATCTGTTTACAGACAGAGTGTCACTGTCTAAAGATAGAATCCTGAAAGATGACCTCTCTCTGGTTCTGAAGAACACCATCCACGAAGACCAGGGTCTTTATCTCTGCTCATTTGTGAAAGACCAAACCATCACACCTGCTGTACAGACTAATCTCACTGTGACAG ACCACCAGACTCGTCTGGAGGTGGGGGCGGGTTCCTCAGTGCTCCTTCCCCTCCATACAGCATCTGCAGTGAAAGTGTGGTTCCTGCCTGATGGAGGGAACggtactgtaagtgtgtgtgaggtggaggaaGACCAGCTGAAGTGTGAAGTGTCTTATACAGGCCGAACGGTTCTACATGAAGCCTCCCTGAAGAAGCTGGAGATCCACTCCGTGGTGTATTCTGGAACCTTCTcagtgatggagagagaaagcCACCATACTGTTAATGTCCTGTTCTTACAGGTGTTGCCTGCAG GTGAACCTGTGGTaaatgcagcagcagtgctgatAATAACAGTAACTGTAGTAGTTTTAATGGGGATATCTGTGGCCACTTTTGTGATCAAACTGAAGAGGTACAGGCGGAGACGTAGCACATTGGAGCAGGCAGATGAAGCCCTTCACCAGAAGCCCACTGATACCACCAGCATTGAGATGCCAATCAGTAAAAATGAACAGTCTGTCGAGGGCATCATATAA